The Micromonospora sp. R77 sequence ATCGACGTGGTGCTGCCCTGCCTGGACGAGGCCGCCGCCCTGCCCGGCGTGCTGGCCGCGCTGCCGCCCGGCTACCGGGCGATCGTGGTGGACAACGGCTCCCGGGACGGCTCCCCGGAGGTGGCCGTCCGGCACGGCGCCCGGGTGGTGCA is a genomic window containing:
- a CDS encoding glycosyltransferase family 2 protein, coding for MPTQIDVVLPCLDEAAALPGVLAALPPGYRAIVVDNGSRDGSPEVAVRHGARVVHEPRRGYGAAVHTGVEAAESDLVCVLDADGSFDPGELPAL